DNA from Sulfitobacter albidus:
TTCTGCCCGCGGGCCGATCGCGCGAGCGCATCGTCGCGGCCCTCTACCCCAATTTCGGGCAATACCTGAAGGGCGGGTTTCTGAGCCATATCGCAGGCAAACTCTTTGCCCGGACGGGCATGCAGGGGATCAAGTTCCGCATCCACAACGCCTTTCGCGGCGAAGAGATGAACCCTAATGAGGCGCCCCTGCCCGATCTGCATCTGGCGCATTTCCACGCCACCGACTGGGACAGCTGGCGCGCGCATTTTGACTACCGGCTGGCGCGCGGATCCTACCGCGAGGGGCTGGGCCCCGCCCGCCCCCGCGACCGGGGCGGCATCACCGCCAATGAGCTCTATACCATGATCCTCGACGAGGATGGCGAGGCCGGGCTGCGCCGCTTTTTCGATGAGGTCTGCGCCGACACGCCGCTCTTGCGCAGCCGCCTGTCGACCCACGGCTGCCTGTTTGAGACGCGGTACGATTTTGACGCAGCGCTCGCCAAACATTT
Protein-coding regions in this window:
- a CDS encoding glycosyltransferase family 2 protein, whose product is MQTWGVVATIKAPAPAILRWAAWHLELGAHRITVYLDDPNPDAQEALRAHPKCRVKRCDDGYWQRQNNGRPAAHQSRQTFNATHGYNRAGDVDWLMHLDVDEFLTPGAPVADQLAALPEGTLTARARPMELLAGGDPATDAAFKMFLPAGRSRERIVAALYPNFGQYLKGGFLSHIAGKLFARTGMQGIKFRIHNAFRGEEMNPNEAPLPDLHLAHFHATDWDSWRAHFDYRLARGSYREGLGPARPRDRGGITANELYTMILDEDGEAGLRRFFDEVCADTPLLRSRLSTHGCLFETRYDFDAALAKHFPDFASI